In Populus trichocarpa isolate Nisqually-1 chromosome 12, P.trichocarpa_v4.1, whole genome shotgun sequence, a genomic segment contains:
- the LOC7485193 gene encoding organelle RRM domain-containing protein 6, chloroplastic isoform X1, with protein sequence MATASTIFSFKIAPNPSPVSSFKEKTMIMNPSLSWDSAKTKVRRSRFPYFTLNYIERQRLENSCSCCSVLACLPSSASSPSSFGFNFRKTKLYVSGLSFRTTEESLRNAFQNFGQLVDVNLVMDKVAKRPRGFAFLRYETEEEAQKAIEGMHGKFLDGRVIFVEVAKPRSELRQSHNYGHR encoded by the exons ATGGCAACAGCAAGCACAATCTTCAGCTTCAAAATCGCACCAAATCCAAGTccagtttcatcctttaaagAGAAAACCATGATAATGAACCCATCTCTTTCATGGGATAGTGCTAAAACTAAGGTTAGAAGAAGCCGTTTCCCTTACTTCACCTTAAACTATATTGAAAGACAAAGACTTGAAAACAGTTGCAGCTGTTGCTCAGTCTTGGCTTGTCTCCCTTCTTCAgcttcttctccttcctctttTGGTTTCAACTTCAGAAAAACCAAGCTTTATGTCAGTG GGTTATCCTTTCGTACTACTGAAGAGAGTTTGCGAAATGCTTTCCAGAATTTTGGCCAACTTGTAGATG TCAATTTGGTAATGGATAAAGTAGCTAAAAGACCGAGAGGCTTTGCCTTCCTTCGTTACGAGACTGAGGAGGAAGCTCAAAAAGCTATTGAGGGAATGCATGGCAAG TTTCTAGATGGCAGAGTAATATTTGTGGAAGTTGCAAAACCCAGATCAGAGCTTCGCCAAAGCCACAACTATGGCCACAGATAG
- the LOC7454027 gene encoding NAC domain-containing protein 54 isoform X1: MMRAVVIIIMQKVFAKKVGGHREGKEMAPVGLPPGFRFHPTDEELVNYYLKRKINGQEIDLDIIPEIDLYKCEPWDLAEKSFLPSRDPEWYFFGPRDRKYPNGFRTNRATRAGYWKSTGKDRRVNCQNRAIGMKKTLVYYRGRAPQGIRTDWVMHEYRLDDKECEDTSGIQVVRALCKIVSFLIILTTNKYATFPFLMDSYALCRVFKKNGICSEIEEQGQCTTSLSLTESSSQGVLNEYETMSPDVPIASSSCIEEEDKDDSWMQFITDDPWYCSSNNAMVGGEEISQVTFTD, from the exons atgatgaggGCAGTAGTGATCATAATAATGCAAAAGGTGTTTGCGAAGAAAGTAGGAGGTCATCGGGAAGGGAAAGAAATGGCACCGGTCGGATTGCCTCCTGGCTTTCGATTCCATCCGACCGACGAAGAGCTTGTCAATTACTATCTTAAGCGTAAAATTAATGGCCAAGAAATCGATTTAGACATCATCCCTGAGATTGATCTCTACAAATGCGAGCCTTGGGATTTAGCAG AAAAATCTTTCTTGCCAAGCAGAGACCCGGAGTGGTATTTCTTCGGGCCCCGGGACAGGAAATATCCCAACGGGTTCAGGACTAACAGAGCAACTAGAGCTGGATACTGGAAGTCTACCGGGAAAGACAGGAGGGTTAACTGCCAGAATAGAGCCATCGGAATGAAGAAGACATTAGTTTACTACCGAGGGCGAGCTCCTCAAGGGATTCGGACCGATTGGGTAATGCATGAGTATCGGCTCGACGACAAGGAGTGTGAAGACACCTCTGGAATCCAGGTAGTTCGTGCATTGTGCAAAATTGTGTCCTTCTTGATCATACTGACGACAAACAAATATGCAACATTTCCATTTTTAATG GATTCGTACGCATTGTGTCGAGTGTTCAAGAAAAATGGAATATGTTCTGAGATTGAGGAGCAAGGACAATGCACAACAAGCCTATCATTAACGGAGAGCTCATCGCAAGGTGTGCTAAACGAGTATGAAACAATGTCACCAGATGTCCCAATTGCATCATCATCTTGTATTGAAGAGGAAGACAAAGATGATTCATGGATGCAGTTCATCACAGATGACCCATGGTACTGTTCTTCGAACAACGCTATGGTTGGCGGTGAAGAGATTTCTCAAGTGACATTCACTGACTAA
- the LOC7454027 gene encoding NAC domain-containing protein 54 isoform X2 — protein sequence MMRAVVIIIMQKVFAKKVGGHREGKEMAPVGLPPGFRFHPTDEELVNYYLKRKINGQEIDLDIIPEIDLYKCEPWDLAEKSFLPSRDPEWYFFGPRDRKYPNGFRTNRATRAGYWKSTGKDRRVNCQNRAIGMKKTLVYYRGRAPQGIRTDWVMHEYRLDDKECEDTSGIQDSYALCRVFKKNGICSEIEEQGQCTTSLSLTESSSQGVLNEYETMSPDVPIASSSCIEEEDKDDSWMQFITDDPWYCSSNNAMVGGEEISQVTFTD from the exons atgatgaggGCAGTAGTGATCATAATAATGCAAAAGGTGTTTGCGAAGAAAGTAGGAGGTCATCGGGAAGGGAAAGAAATGGCACCGGTCGGATTGCCTCCTGGCTTTCGATTCCATCCGACCGACGAAGAGCTTGTCAATTACTATCTTAAGCGTAAAATTAATGGCCAAGAAATCGATTTAGACATCATCCCTGAGATTGATCTCTACAAATGCGAGCCTTGGGATTTAGCAG AAAAATCTTTCTTGCCAAGCAGAGACCCGGAGTGGTATTTCTTCGGGCCCCGGGACAGGAAATATCCCAACGGGTTCAGGACTAACAGAGCAACTAGAGCTGGATACTGGAAGTCTACCGGGAAAGACAGGAGGGTTAACTGCCAGAATAGAGCCATCGGAATGAAGAAGACATTAGTTTACTACCGAGGGCGAGCTCCTCAAGGGATTCGGACCGATTGGGTAATGCATGAGTATCGGCTCGACGACAAGGAGTGTGAAGACACCTCTGGAATCCAG GATTCGTACGCATTGTGTCGAGTGTTCAAGAAAAATGGAATATGTTCTGAGATTGAGGAGCAAGGACAATGCACAACAAGCCTATCATTAACGGAGAGCTCATCGCAAGGTGTGCTAAACGAGTATGAAACAATGTCACCAGATGTCCCAATTGCATCATCATCTTGTATTGAAGAGGAAGACAAAGATGATTCATGGATGCAGTTCATCACAGATGACCCATGGTACTGTTCTTCGAACAACGCTATGGTTGGCGGTGAAGAGATTTCTCAAGTGACATTCACTGACTAA
- the LOC7454028 gene encoding kinase-interacting family protein, whose translation MGDFSLLQNTPVELPTEGVDERVKMLLEYFKSEEDMGCGDSFAERAEWYYQKRPQLLALLRDLYNGYTALADRCSRMEKGKKLSNHFSYPMLMALDDDQDQEGSGGSSSCQFLDWDAESSMSYQQPTTPFQDGSDTVLGIDEVVVDLVMKNVENDILADQLSEMEKQQQGQESIWRKVELLKKLLEVLESERIVLLNENVRLGYKMQAVLEENKGLSSEAVFLKRKAGELARCVLKMREDHRVSMLTRKIEDLQGQIYGLEMRNKDYYLQLLRKELQGEEKISSRKDDGVAFVGCCFQIEKLKLKKKDGASVSKGGAKRRPKWWEKVKSMDLFMCGFQCSP comes from the coding sequence ATGGGGGACTTCTCTTTACTTCAAAACACCCCAGTTGAGTTACCTACAGAGGGAGTTGATGAGAGAGTGAAAATGTTGCTCGAGTACTTCAAATCAGAAGAAGACATGGGATGTGGCGACAGCTTTGCAGAGAGAGCTGAATGGTACTATCAGAAACGCCCTCAACTTCTTGCTTTACTTCGAGACTTGTACAATGGGTACACAGCCTTGGCGGACAGATGCAGTAGAATGGAAAAGGGCAAGAAACTTAGCAATCATTTCTCATATCCGATGTTAATGGCTCTTGATGATGACCAAGATCAAGAAGGTAGTGGTGGATCTAGCAGCTGCCAGTTTCTTGATTGGGATGCTGAGAGTTCTATGTCTTACCAACAACCAACAACCCCCTTTCAAGATGGCAGTGATACCGTTCTTGGCATCGATGAGGTTGTAGTTGATCTTGTAATGAAGAATGTAGAGAACGATATATTAGCAGACCAGCTTAGTGAAATGGAGAAGCAGCAGCAAGGCCAAGAATCAATATGGAGAAAAGTAGAGCTATTAAAGAAACTTCTTGAGGTGTTAGAGTCAGAGAGGATAGTGTTACTGAATGAGAATGTGAGATTGGGGTACAAAATGCAAGCTGTgttggaagaaaacaaagggTTGTCATCTGAAGCAGTGTTCTTAAAGAGGAAAGCTGGTGAGCTAGCTAGGTGTGTGTTAAAAATGAGGGAGGATCATAGGGTGTCTATGCTTACTAGAAAAATTGAGGATCTTCAAGGACAGATATATGGGTTGGAGATGAGAAACAAGGACTACTATCTGCAGTTGTTGAGGAAAGAGCTgcaaggagaagagaaaatcaGCAGCAGAAAAGATGATGGCGTCGCTTTTGTAGGCTGTTGCTTTCAAATAGAGAagctgaaattgaagaaaaaggatggaGCTTCTGTTAGTAAAGGTGGTGCAAAGAGACGGCCAAAATGGTGGGAAAAGGTCAAGAGCATGGACTTGTTTATGTGTGGCTTTCAGTGTTCCCCTTGA
- the LOC7485193 gene encoding organelle RRM domain-containing protein 6, chloroplastic isoform X2 codes for MATASTIFSFKIAPNPSPVSSFKEKTMIMNPSLSWDSAKTKVRRSRFPYFTLNYIERQRLENSCSCCSVLACLPSSASSPSSFGFNFRKTKLYVSGLSFRTTEESLRNAFQNFGQLVDVNLVMDKVAKRPRGFAFLRYETEEEAQKAIEGMHGKVILMPSLASACYY; via the exons ATGGCAACAGCAAGCACAATCTTCAGCTTCAAAATCGCACCAAATCCAAGTccagtttcatcctttaaagAGAAAACCATGATAATGAACCCATCTCTTTCATGGGATAGTGCTAAAACTAAGGTTAGAAGAAGCCGTTTCCCTTACTTCACCTTAAACTATATTGAAAGACAAAGACTTGAAAACAGTTGCAGCTGTTGCTCAGTCTTGGCTTGTCTCCCTTCTTCAgcttcttctccttcctctttTGGTTTCAACTTCAGAAAAACCAAGCTTTATGTCAGTG GGTTATCCTTTCGTACTACTGAAGAGAGTTTGCGAAATGCTTTCCAGAATTTTGGCCAACTTGTAGATG TCAATTTGGTAATGGATAAAGTAGCTAAAAGACCGAGAGGCTTTGCCTTCCTTCGTTACGAGACTGAGGAGGAAGCTCAAAAAGCTATTGAGGGAATGCATGGCAAG GTTATTCTTATGCCATCCTTAGCTAGTGCTTGTTATTATTAG
- the LOC7485193 gene encoding organelle RRM domain-containing protein 6, chloroplastic isoform X3 encodes MATASTIFSFKIAPNPSPVSSFKEKTMIMNPSLSWDSAKTKVRRSRFPYFTLNYIERQRLENSCSCCSVLACLPSSASSPSSFGFNFRKTKLYVSGLSFRTTEESLRNAFQNFGQLVDVNLVMDKVAKRPRGFAFLRYETEEEAQKAIEGMHGKMAE; translated from the exons ATGGCAACAGCAAGCACAATCTTCAGCTTCAAAATCGCACCAAATCCAAGTccagtttcatcctttaaagAGAAAACCATGATAATGAACCCATCTCTTTCATGGGATAGTGCTAAAACTAAGGTTAGAAGAAGCCGTTTCCCTTACTTCACCTTAAACTATATTGAAAGACAAAGACTTGAAAACAGTTGCAGCTGTTGCTCAGTCTTGGCTTGTCTCCCTTCTTCAgcttcttctccttcctctttTGGTTTCAACTTCAGAAAAACCAAGCTTTATGTCAGTG GGTTATCCTTTCGTACTACTGAAGAGAGTTTGCGAAATGCTTTCCAGAATTTTGGCCAACTTGTAGATG TCAATTTGGTAATGGATAAAGTAGCTAAAAGACCGAGAGGCTTTGCCTTCCTTCGTTACGAGACTGAGGAGGAAGCTCAAAAAGCTATTGAGGGAATGCATGGCAAG ATGGCAGAGTAA
- the LOC7485192 gene encoding protein REVEILLE 7 produces MAAASKEQMEGTNLNSFGKACDFGTNSCEQSETDIRMQELYSFGSDNVPKVRKPYTITKQREKWTDEEHQRFLEALKLYGRGWRRIQEHVGTKTAVQIRSHAQKYFSKVVREPGGINESSLKPIEIPPPRPKRKPAHPYPRKPVNVLEVTGASSQLERSPSPNSSVSEKENQSPTSVLSALASDTFGSALSEPCNACSSPTSCTTEMHSISLSPSAKETEHGTSNSSGEEKGNLSLVQMSLSLLENFLSEVKKFELGSKNTVCAEHDAAKKASSASIKLFGMTVKIVDSQKESPPGAEIVLPVISNENHDNVDADKEKPAHTLQRKQSDTELSLGMANSNQNLWPSPASVFHCTEMQGDNANYFATNSSIPWWTLCQGVPFLYLTSNDHTSAQKPIPCVEERFEEKEILNERSCTSSNVFSVGDLENGERNLDVDSQCGQPSVEGTSSLQKSTRGFVPYKRCLGERDVKSTVIISEERERQRARVYS; encoded by the exons ATGGCTGCTGCTTCTAAG GAGCAAATGGAAGGCACGAATCTGAACTCCTTTGGTAAAGCTTGTGATTTCGGTACCAATAGCTGCGAACAATCTGAAACTGATATCCGGATGCAGGAGCTGTATTCATTTGGGAGTGATAATGTGCCCAAG GTGAGGAAGCCTTACACTATTACAAAACAAAGGGAAAAATGGACAGATGAAGAGCACCAGAGATTCCTGGAAGCTCTAAAGCTGTATGGTCGTGGCTGGCGTAGAATACAAG AGCATGTAGGCACCAAAACTGCTGTTCAAATCCGAAGCCATGCTCAAAAATATTTCTCTAAG GTGGTCCGGGAGCCTGGTGGTATCAACGAGAGCTCCCTCAAACCAATTGAGATACCTCCTCCTCGTCCAAAGAGGAAACCTGCACATCCTTACCCTCGTAAACCAGTCAATGTCCTTGAAGTTACAGGAGCCTCCAGTCAACTTGAAAGATCTCCATCCCCTAATTCATCAGTGTCAGAGAAAGAAAACCAATCTCCCACCTCCGTTTTATCTGCTTTGGCTTCAGATACATTTGGATCTGCACTTTCAGAGCCGTGTAATGCATGCTCTTCACCTACCTCATGTACCACTGAAATGCACTCTATTAGTTTATCACCTAGTGCAAAAGAAACTGAACATGGAACATCAAATTCATCTGGAGAGGAAAAAGGAAATTTGTCATTGGTCCAAATGTCTTTGTCACTCCTGGAGAATTTTTTGTCCGAG GTTAAGAAATTTGAGCTGGGTTCAAAGAACACAGTATGTGCTGAACATGATGCCGCCAAAAAAGCATCTTCCGCTAGTATAAAGCTTTTTGGAATGACAGTGAAGATAGTAGATTCACAGAAAGAATCTCCTCCAGGTGCCGAAATTGTTTTGCCAGTGATATCCAATGAGAATCATGACAATGTTGATGCTGACAAAGAGAAGCCTGCTCACACACTGCAGCGGAAACAATCAGACACAGAGTTATCACTTGGAATGGCAAATAGTAACCAGAATCTGTGGCCATCTCCAGCTTCAGTTTTTCATTGCACAGAAATGCAGGGAGACAATGCAAATTATTTTGCAACCAACTCTTCCATACCTTGGTGGACCCTTTGCCAAGGTGTGCCATTCTTGTACCTCACATCAAATGACCATACCTCAGCACAGAAACCTATACCTTGTGTGGAAGAaagatttgaagaaaaagaaattcttaaTGAAAGATCTTGTACCAGTTCAAACGTGTTTTCAGTAGGTGATTTGGAGAATGGGGAGAGGAATTTGGATGTTGATTCTCAATGTGGACAACCTTCTGTTGAGGGAACATCCAGCCTCCAGAAGAGCACAAGGGGGTTCGTGCCATATAAAAGATGTTTAGGAGAGAGAGATGTGAAATCAACAGTGATTATATCAGAAGAGCGAGAGCGACAAAGAGCTCGAGTATATTCGTAG
- the LOC7485191 gene encoding uncharacterized protein LOC7485191 — MGKLNHDPYINHFSHPHPLELSNAQSLYMNSCSACNLQPSGWMYSCKPCNFTLHISCTQMPTLITHPCHPIHPLTLFSTPVYPGGSFNCDGCGLQGNGFNYHCTTCDFDVHMMCATNPLSLAHQSHPHQLNLAFYPPYQTKGFCCDICHKIGSNHWLYRCSACEFDAHMKCAMSVNNTPLPHVQHSNSFPVANNVNIQYQQQPGLGGANYGYRHSQSMGAMPMLQQQQQQQQQQRQLQQVSYQQPSGGPNGAANGTIMDTMVQGFVDAAAQQIGQTFAQSIMNPDGSNNSDPNGGGDNSSNPSIISIGSSILSGVFGGDSDNSQNQEV; from the coding sequence ATGGGGAAGCTGAATCATGATCCATACATCAACCACTTTAGCCATCCTCATCCCTTGGAGCTGTCCAACGCTCAATCTCTTTACATGAACTCATGCTCTGCCTGTAATCTCCAACCATCTGGATGGATGTATTCTTGTAAGCCATGTAACTTCACTCTCCACATCTCATGCACCCAGATGCCAACTTTAATAACCCACCCTTGCCACCCTATCCACCCTTTAACCCTCTTCTCTACTCCGGTTTACCCTGGTGGTTCGTTCAACTGTGATGGCTGTGGCCTCCAAGGAAATGGATTTAACTACCATTGCACCACCTGTGATTTTGATGTGCACATGATGTGTGCTACAAATCCACTATCACTCGCTCACCAATCCCATCCTCACCAGCTCAACCTTGCCTTTTATCCCCCTTACCAGACCAAAGGTTTCTGTTGCGACATTTGTCACAAGATAGGGTCTAACCATTGGCTTTATCGATGCAGTGCTTGTGAGTTTGATGCGCATATGAAGTGTGCAATGAGTGTTAATAATACACCTTTGCCTCATGTTCAGCACAGCAACTCTTTTCCAGtagccaacaatgtcaatatTCAATACCAGCAGCAGCCTGGACTTGGAGGAGCTAATTATGGTTACAGGCACAGCCAAAGCATGGGAGCTATGCCTatgctgcagcagcagcagcagcagcagcagcagcagcggcAGCTGCAGCAGGTTAGCTATCAACAGCCAAGTGGGGGGCCTAATGGGGCAGCAAACGGCACCATAATGGATACAATGGTTCAAGGGTTTGTAGATGCGGCTGCACAACAGATTGGTCAAACGTTTGCGCAAAGCATCATGAATCCTGATGGCAGCAACAATAGTGATCctaatggtggtggtgataatTCTTCCAATCCTTCTATAATCAGTATCGGGTCTTCCATTTTGAGTGGTGTGTTTGGCGGTGACTCTGATAATTCACAGAATCAAGAGGTTTGA